The DNA segment GTTACAAATGCATATTACTGCATACTGTATAGTGAAGTGAACCAGAAATATGTAAACTACCTGCAAGTAGGGATAATCTCTTCCTCCGCATCTCTGGTCCACAATGACCACTCCAACTGTACAGCCGTTATTGGATGAACAGCATGTGCTCTTCTGATTGTTGAAGCTGAGGCCTCAGATAGACCTATATACTTGATTTTACCCTCTTCAACCAGTTTTTTAAGTTCTCCTatctagaaaaaaaaacaatttgaaGAAGCAAATACTGTCACAACTTTTAGCGGATAAAGAACAACTAGTTGATGCCATAATAAATGTCTTTGTATTGATTTAAGCCACTTATAACATGTGTTCCACAGAACTAGAATGATCGCACTAGTTATTTGACAGTAGTCCCATCTGTAGCGAGTTTAAGATAGTTGCTCTGTGTAATGTATTTGTAATTAAAACGAAACCACAGTTCACAAGTTTGCAAGACTGTCTTAGAGGATGCTATTGGAATCAGAATGGAGATTTAAAAGCTATAAGCTTCAATTCTTGGTAAATGGACAAATGTTAGGGATCTCAAAATCTGAGTTCAAAATTCAATTAGGATTGCCAGGTAATCGGTGTCTTCTGGCATGCTGTAGCAATGCAGAGCATATTAGAACAAGCACTTTGTCGTACTTCAATTGGCTTCTCTTTATATTACCAAAGCATATTCCTAGAGAAAAAGTAGAGTGATTTTTGTAGAGCAATTCAATAAGTAGATATTTGCATTTTAATCTATTGCCATGCATCGTTATGAAACAACGTGCTATCAAATTTTTACCATATCTAGTGCAACACATCCAAAGATGTCAAAAACTTGCCTAATTCCACAACTTTGTCCTACTTAACTTCATTCATAACATTGATGAATTAGTAACACTTCATCAAGCATAAAAGAAAGATAAAAACACAGAAGGACAGTAGAGCGAACCGTGATTTCGACAGGCAGACTTGTATCGATGCGATGCTGATAGTAGAGATCAATGCAGTCAACACCAAGTCGTTTCAAGCTAGCCTCACAAGCAGCCCTTACATAGGCTGGATCACCACGAATCTCCCGCTTTCCATCCTCAATTTTCACCCCAAATTTTGTTGCTAGCTCCACTTTCTCTCGTATCCCTCCCTTCAAAGCCTATGCTCACTCTTTCACAGCATTAATCATCCAAAAGTGTAGAACTTTGACTATGCTTTTTACGAGAAACAAACTTAAACCACAATGGCTAAATTTTCCTATTCTTTGTGAGACGTTGTAGAAGTTGCAAAACGTTAAATATATGTTGTAGTCATATTTCCAATGATTAAGGTACATAATGTAATCAAAACTATATATCCTCTGAAACTCACGAAAATTGGAAGTTTCTTTTATTTGCGTTTCCTTGCACAATAATCATACCTATTTATAATAATCTCTCATAGACCTAAGGAATCTGACCTTTTCCACTCTTTGCATTTTTGAGCTAGATGGTAATTGGCAATTACATCCAGAAATTCCTCTCTCGAATTCAACACAGGATATATACCATGTAGGCGTATTCTTGTCTTTCTACAAACTCTAAAAGTCAAGTGGTGCCGTGCCATTAACAAACATAGAATGCCAATAAAAAGTCAAGGAAAGTTTTAGACATTGCTTAGGGGTGTGAGTGATTTTGGTGTTCAtacagcattttttttttattaataaataaaagttttatAATTTATGTAATTTAAAttatgtttgaaaaaaaaatttgagaagtgAGTCAAACAGTTGAATCGAATCATTGATTTAATcgatttttaacaattttaacTAACTTTTTATCACAGCAATTTTATACtattaattaattcaaaatGAAGATGGATTCATGATTGGATCGACTAGTTCGATCCAAATCCAACAACACTGGATAGAGGTGGAGATGATGAAGGAATGTGGCAGGGGCCCAtcaaaatttgatgatttattcataTTTGACTTGGAGTAGGGTATTATTggtattttgacaaaaatagcTGTGGACGTAAAATTTGACCTGTGAATTTATCACTTGCCTTTATATCATTCACTTCTTATCAAATCAGTGCTATAATTTAAGAAGTTTGTgataacaataaaattaaatttttcatTAACTACttaaaactttattttttttaattaaaagcTCATATCTGTAATAAAATATTACtcattaaaaatttaaaaaaaagtttaaaatttttaattgtcCAAGCCCGTTTTAAGCCCAAAATGTAATGTATCAAAGGATTAAGCTTAAACCAAGATATTTTAAATCTAAACAGATTAAACTCAGACTCaagcatgattttttttttaagtgaaaGAATTTTCTAACTACAACTCCTTTCAGTCACCGCTAAATCCAAGACCCAAACATGATTAATATAATTGATCTTGGACTAAGCAAAACCCGATCCTAAAGGCCCGATTGACGGAGAATCATGATCATTGTACAAGTTGAAAACCGTACTCAAGATGATAAATAGTAGTAGTACCTTGCCCAGAAGTAATTCATTAGTATGGGGTCCATAGACATCGGAGGTGTCAAGATGAGTGATACCTCTGCTAGCAGCATAGTGGATAAGATTGATCATGTCGGGCTCGGGCTTGGGTGGCCCATAGAAGGCTGACATGCCCATGCACCCGAGCCCTTGCGCTGAAACTTCGAAACCTTGTGAGCCCAGCTTGATTCTTGGCACTCTCACTTCTTCTACTGCTGACGATGCCATTTTTTGATTTTGCAGACAAAAACCAGACACGAGCAAAACCAGTGGAGGAGCAGAGACGTAATACTATTGGAGTCAACTCACCTAGCAATTTAGACTCTATAGACTCTTATTTATTGACCGTTTGGTGACGAGGCGGTACTAGTATATTTTACCTTACTTCTTTTGCTATTCTGGGTTTGAACTTTGAACATGCCTCTGTAATTATAGATTTTATAGTTTATTTATAGAAATTTTTACAAATTGTCTGTCAACACGACCATCACATGAGTAACAGTATTTGAACacataattcattttttatcaaTTGAATTAACTTCTGTTGACATATTTTATCCTACTTCATGTCATGTGTCACCACTTTGTAGGAGGTTCCAACCTTCGCATTCAATTGTGAAGGTTGAATATTCTTCATTTTTGATAGCCAGTTAGCCAAGGAAAACCACCGGtactcttaaaaaaaaaaaaagaaaaactgcgGGGTGGAAGTGGTATTGCAGTCGCTGGACCCAAAGAACAGTGTCCAAAAACAATGTGGTCACAATTGAAACCTTGAATAAAAACTTTAGATCACAATTAAAATCTGGAACAGTCCCCAAATAAATTAATCACCCAACTACGGATGCTGTTGAGTCGAGCCGAGCTCAAACTCGAAGGTTATGGGAACTACTTGAGTTCGAACAATTCCCTAATTTCAAACTTGAACTCGGCTTGATGTAGTTGAAAAAAAACTCGAGCTCAACCTCAAAGTACTCGACTTAAGCTCGAAAAATGAGCTCGAAAACCTTCGTTAAATTAGATCTTTTCCTTCTTAATGTTTTCAAATTAAGTTCTctaaaaaacaagaaataagaaTTATGATTTATGAAATCCTAGCTTCGCCCACACAAATAAATAAAGGTGGTAGAATGGTTCATTATAAATTTCATAAGTTGCTTACCTATATTAGTAAtttcatatatattatatataacttttttatttttttaatgagATACTAGATAGAGTTTGCCAAACTTTCGAGTATCTCATAACTAGGATTGAGGTCGACTCGTCACTTCTATCGAGCAGCTCGAACTCATTCAAGGCTCCACTCCTATCTAACACCCACTCTGCCTTGGCACACCCAATAACCCATTTAAATCAATTTGGAAGACACACAAAACAAAGCCTAATAATAGCAACTAGAAGTTGCAAAATCCAATATCCGATTTTCTCCACAAGATTTAGCATCAGATCTTGTAGAAATTACACAAAAAATGATGTAATTAACGAATACTCGAGCACGTTATTTGTGCAGATAAGGTAGTGCGTTTGCCCGCTTACAGGTGGCTAATTACTCAGAATAtggatgaaaaaaagaaaagttggaCATCTATCGGTCTGACAAGGGGTAACTGTAAAACTATGTTAGCCCAGCAGCCAAAAagcccaaaattttttttaaaactctgACACTACTGCCGggctaacaaaaaaaaatttgttttttatAAGTCTGCTGGCTGCCTGGCTGACAGTAGACTTCTGCAAAAAGCTAGCTGCCGCGCTCagtccaattaaaaaaaaaaattccaaacgTTGAAATTTGGCAGTGCGATGTGCGGATATTGACAGCCCATTccgattctttttttttttttttggaaatttttggaaattttaatcACAAATTTGTGGCTTTAATCACTAATGCCCCCTCCCAAATCAGGACACATAAAATTAGTAATGGGCTCCTGACAAAAGCTAACTATTAACACCTGTTTCAATTCACGCCTTCTCTAATAAGGCGCCAAGTGTAGACTGCGTCTTTAAGCTTCCTCCATTCTCCAAGATTAGGATCGATTCACATCTACCAATTGGTGGGGTCATTTACCATTGAACAAATGCTCGAGTTTTGAGTAGCTTTACCTGAATGGGGCACGGAAACCGCTTGATGAATTGTCTGTGAGGGATCAGGTTGTAAACTGGAGCCATACGACTTTAAAAAATTTGAACATGCCACAGAGCTTGGTAAAGTGGACTGGTTCCCAAAAAATACAGATGAAGGTGGATTCGGCGTCTTGTTGAAGTTGTACAAGGAGTGTGCTAGGGGTTACATGCGTTGACTGAGGATGTACATTGTAGGATATGTAGAGGCATCAAAGTCCATGAACATTGTGCATGCAGTGCTTTTCGTTTAAAAGTGGTGTAGGGTAACGTTTTTGTGGGGAAAATGATTAAGTGAACATGAATAAACATAGGGTCTTGCTAATAAGATGTCGTTTCCTCTTAATGGAAAATCTCATTGGTTTGAAGCTAAATTTGGGGTGAGACATCAATCAGGGAACCTGAGAAAAGAACCTCTGATTTCTGCTTGATTGAGCTTAGATAAAGGGGTGCTTGAATTTGTTGCTTATGTGCGGATATTGACAGCCCACTccgattctttttttttcaatatttggaattttttttttaaattggacTGGCAGTTTTTTGCAGAAGTCTGCCAGCTGCCGGGTTGCCCGGCAGAGTTTTAAAAAACAATTTTGGGCTTATTGGCGGCCAGGCTGACAGTTTGCAGTTACCGCTGCCAGATCGATAGATATCCGACTTTTCTTTCTCTCATCCATACAGCCCAGTGCAAAATATATCTTGGCAAAGTAATTTTCagttcaaaaaaaattatagaaaaaatTTCACCAGAGAGATAGAGGCTCTTAAATGGCAAAAACCAGGCAAAGAAAGTGGGTTGCAGTGGCTGCAATTCCTGCACAGTAGTCTCAAAATCATAAAACGATCAACTCactttccccaaaaaaaaaaattaaataaaaggaTCAACTTATAGAGTAATTTGGCAGAAATCAAGCACAAGGAAGTACCAAAAGAAAACTATTTTGCTagttcacaaaaaaaaaggagaaaacaaaGAAGTAAAAAATT comes from the Coffea eugenioides isolate CCC68of unplaced genomic scaffold, Ceug_1.0 ScVebR1_1760;HRSCAF=2672, whole genome shotgun sequence genome and includes:
- the LOC113755803 gene encoding probable aldo-keto reductase 2, with the translated sequence MASSAVEEVRVPRIKLGSQGFEVSAQGLGCMGMSAFYGPPKPEPDMINLIHYAASRGITHLDTSDVYGPHTNELLLGKALKGGIREKVELATKFGVKIEDGKREIRGDPAYVRAACEASLKRLGVDCIDLYYQHRIDTSLPVEITIGELKKLVEEGKIKYIGLSEASASTIRRAHAVHPITAVQLEWSLWTRDAEEEIIPTCRELGIGIVAYSPLGRGFFTSGSKVVENLSEGDIRKNLPRFRTENMEHNKNLYERVNVIASKKGCTPSQLALAWVHHQGNDVCPIPGTTKIENLNQNIGALSVKLSAEDMAELESIASAGIKGDRLPPGFDSWKTSDTPPLSTWEAT